In one Brienomyrus brachyistius isolate T26 chromosome 12, BBRACH_0.4, whole genome shotgun sequence genomic region, the following are encoded:
- the smim20 gene encoding small integral membrane protein 20 isoform X1: MGANRRIAIIFGGFITAVAAAFYPIFFYPLAHLKEYKQMQGINRAGINQAEVQPVGVKVWSDPFKSK, translated from the exons ATGGGTGCCAATCGAAGAATTGCGATTATTTTTGGTGGTTTTATAACGGCTGTTGCTGCTGCATTTTATCCTATATTTTTCTATCCCCTCGCACACTTAAAAGAGTACA AACAGATGCAGGGCATAAATCGTGCCGGAATCAACCAAGCCGAAGTTCAGCCCGTTG GTGTGAAAGTATGGTCTGATCCCTTCAAATCAAAATGA
- the smim20 gene encoding small integral membrane protein 20 isoform X2 — translation MGANRRIAIIFGGFITAVAAAFYPIFFYPLAHLKEYNAGHKSCRNQPSRSSARWCESMV, via the exons ATGGGTGCCAATCGAAGAATTGCGATTATTTTTGGTGGTTTTATAACGGCTGTTGCTGCTGCATTTTATCCTATATTTTTCTATCCCCTCGCACACTTAAAAGAGTACA ATGCAGGGCATAAATCGTGCCGGAATCAACCAAGCCGAAGTTCAGCCCGTTG GTGTGAAAGTATGGTCTGA